The Treponema sp. Marseille-Q3903 genomic interval TTTCTAGGATATCGAACTGCAATAATTTTTCCGAAATCTCAATTTTTACAGGAACGGTATATGTTCCTTTTTTCACTATATTGTTTAAATTTATAGTTGCGGTGATATCGTTTTTCTGAATGCTCATTATTTCATTTTCACCGGCTTTTACAACTACAGATACAGATGATGGAACATCGCCGACAGGCATCACAATTCCTTCATTTTGGATTTTTAGAGGAACTACAAAAATCTTTTTTTCTACAAGAGATGCCTGATGGAAAATGTAAATAAAAATCGCTATCACTAGGCAGATGACTTTTGCTGGCCATTCATTGCGGAGTTTGTCAATTATTCGTGTTTTCATGCTCATCGACAGTATCCTCCAGAGTTTTTTCTGCTGATGTTATTTCAAGCAAATTTTCTAAAACTTTACGAACTTCAGAAACGGAAAGGTCATAGTTCAGTTTTGAGTCATACGCAAGGCTGAGCGCCCCTGTCTCTTCTGATACAACTAAAACGACTGCATCGGAAACTTCTGAAAGACCAAGCGCCGCCCGGTGACGTGTACCAAAAGTCTTTTTAATGGAATAGTTATCGCTTGTCGGTAAAAAACATCCGGCAGCGATCAACTTTCCTCCCTGAATAAAGCATGCCCCGTCGTGTAGCGATGTGTCTTTACCAAAAATCGTCATCAAAAGGCTTGAAGACAAATCTGCATTTAATATTGTTCCTGTCTGGATGATGTTTTCAAGCTGGGTGTGGCGCGTAAAAACAGCAAGCATGCCTCGTCGTTGTTTAGAAAGCATTTCGGCAGCTATCAAAACGGCATCTACATAAGTATGCTTTGAACGGCTTCCAAAAGCAAACCATCCATTCTGCCCTATCCTGATGAATAATTTACGAATTTCCGGCTGAAAAATAAGGGCAAACGCAATCACAAGACCAGGAGCGATGATATTCAAGAGCCAAAGCAACGTCCTTAAATCAAGAATAACTGCAATTCCATAAGCAACACCAACGATGACAAACGCTTTAAGCATCTGGACACCGTTTGTCTTTGAAATAAAATCGTATGCCTTAAACAAAATAAAAGTCAAAACTGCAATATCAAGGACAGGTCTGACAAAGTCATATAGATAAAGAATCCTATCGAAACCTAACATACCAACTATTGTATTATAAAATTAAAGATATTTCATCACTTTTAACGTATCAATTGCTTCAGAAACATCGTGAACGCGGATTATTTTTGCACCTTTTTGGACCGAAATCATATCTGCAGCCAACGTTCCTGCAAGCCTTTTATCGGCTGTCTTTCCTGTCATCTCTCCGATGCAGCGTTTTCTGGAAAGCGCCATTAAAATCGTATATCGTCCATCACAGATTTTGTCTGTATTTTTTATGAGAGCTATAGATTCTTGGTTTGTTTTATAAAAACCGATTCCCGGATCTACTATGATTTTTTCTTTTGAAATTCCGTGAGATATACAATATTCGGCACGTTGATTTAAAAAGTTATTTACAGTTTTCACCCCACCGGGACCGTTGTGCATTAAAACAACAGTGACACCGCTTTTTGCAACAAACTCTACACATTCGTCATTTACTGAGCAGTCTTGCCCACATGTTTTCCCTGACAATGACATAACATCATTCCAGATATCTGCTCCTTCTGAAAAAGCAGCAGCAAAAACTTCCAGTTTTGTAGTATCGACTGATATTGGGATATCTGACTGTTTCCTTATCTCACGAATAATCGGGATTATCCTTTTTATCTCTTCATCGGCAGAGATAGGAGTAAACCCTGGTCTCGTTGATTCGCCGCCAATATCTATGATATCAGCTTCTTGGTTAATAAGGTCAAATGCACGTTCTACGCCGCCGCGGCTTTGTTCAAAAAAAGAATCCGGCGTTGCGTTCACAATTCCCATAACAAGGGCAGCTCTGTCTGTCTTTACTGTTTTTTTTCCTAACTCAATCTGGAACATTCTTTAATCGCCTTTTGTATATATTCATGAGAAAGCCCCGTCATTTCAAGAACTTCTTCACGACTTCCATGATTAAAAAATTTGTCATCAAAACCAAGAACTTTCGTGTTTGTCATTCCGTTTTTAGCGAGCAATCCTTTTAAATGCTCTCCTATGCCACCGATTTTTACTCCATCTTCAACAAAAACAACACCATCATATTTTTTTGCAATTTCAATAAAATATGTTTCGTCAAAAGGCTTTATAAATCGGAGCATGTATATATCAGCATAACCACCATCGAGCATCACAGCGCGCACAGCTTTTTGAACTTCTGAATACATGCCGCCTGTTGCGACAACAAGTATTTTTGATTTCCGACCTTCAAGTTCGGCATCACTTATATTTTCGATTACAAATTCGCTGCAAGGAATGAAAATCCCTCGTCCAAGTTCAATAGGCTGACTAAACTGAGGGATTTCTGTAGGGCATGAAAGTTTTGGATAGCGGATGATAACGGAAGAACCGTCATTTATTGCCCAATCAAGGCACAGCTTCATATCTTCGGCGCTGCTGACAGTCAGAAACTGAATTTCAGGTACAGGTCTAAAAAGCGCAATATCGTAAATACCTTGATGTGTAACGCCATCTCCCGGAACTGCACCTGCACGGTCAAGCATAAAAACTGCATGGAGCTTTTGAAGAGCGATATCGTGGATAATTTGGTCAACCGCACGCTGCATAAAAGTAGAATAAATGCAAACAACAGGGATTTTTCCGCCTTTAGAAAGCCCTGCAGCAAAGGTGACTGCATGCTCTTCTGCAATTCCAACATCAAAAAATCTATCCGGAAATTTGTGTGAAAATTGATAAAGCCCCGTCCCTTTTGCCATCGCAGCTGTGACTGTCACAATCTCTTTGTTCATTAAACCTTGCTGACAAATCAGATTGCTGAAATTTTCTGTAAAACTTGTAGTGTCAAATTTTTCTACAGCTCCGTCGCTTATCTGAAAAGGCCCGATTCCGTGAAATAATTCGGGATTGTTTTCTGCGGGACTATATCCTTTTCCTTTTTTTGTGACTATATGGACGACGACAGGTCTGTGAAGTTTTACAACTTGTCTAAAAACCTTTTCGAGTTCTGCCGCATTATGACCATCGAGAGGTCCAACGTATTCAAATCCCAAATCTACAAAAACATTATTTGTCAGAAAAAGACCTTTGATTGCTCTCTTAAACCGAAATATGATTTTTTCAAACGCACGTCCGATATATGGAATTTTATCTATCAGCTTGTCAGCTTTATATCTGAAAGTCTGATATCCTGCTGTCATTGTAAGGCGGCTTAAATAACGAGAAACAGAGCCGGTATTGTGGTCTATAGACATTTGATTATCGTTCAAAACTATTATCAAATTTTTAGAAAGTTGACCTGCATGTTCAAGACCTTCGAAAGCCATTCCGCCTGTCAAAGCACCGTCTCCGATAACCGCAATCACTTTGCCCTTATCTCCGTTTAATTCACGTGCTGTCAAAAGCCCGAGAGCTGATGAAATTGATGTCGATGAATGCCCGTTTATAAAAAAATCGTGGACACTTTCATCTTTATTTGTAAAACCAGAAAGTCCGTTTTTTTGACGAAGTGTAAAAAAGTCTGAATAACGCCCCGTAAGAAGTTTATGAGTATAGCATTGATGACTGACATCCCAGATAATCGCATCTTTAGGACTGTTGAAAACTCTGTGAAGAGCGATTGTCAGTTCAACAACACCAAGATTGCTCGCAAGGTGACCACCGTTTTTTCCGACTACCTCTATGATAGTTTTTCGGATTTCGGCAGCAAGTTGTTTTATATCTTTATGAGAAAGTTTTTTTAGATCATCCGGGGAATGAATTTTGCTAAGTAAAATAATTTTTCTCCTAGCACTGTCGGTTATATTTTATTTAAAATTCAGACAAAGCCGACAATGATATTTCAGTTTAAAAAAAAGACCGCACAAAACTTTTGTTTGCACGGTCTGTTGACACATAGTTTTGGCATAAAAACTATTTGTTCTTATGTCGATTACGTCTAAGAATCTTCTTTCGCTTATGTGTCGCCATCTTCTGGCGCTTTCTTTTCTTTCCACAAGGCATGAGGTGGCACTCCTACTTTATAAAGTCTTTGTATTATCGCAAAATTTATTTTTAAAGTCAATAGTCAGCATATTGATTTTGTCATAGTCAATTTCCGCTTCTCCGGAACTAGAATTTCTAAATTCTACGGAAATGCTGCCGGGAATATGGCGGATGTAAGTATATTGTTTTTTTGCGTACTTGCAGCTGTGATGCTTTATGCTCTCTTTTATTTTTTCAATTGATTCAAAATCACATGCGGCAGGGATATCTCCATTTTCAAACCATTCGCTGTAACCAATTGCTTTCATTCCAGGAGAGTCTTTTTTATATCCTTTTGCAACAAGTGAACGAACTTCTTTTTCAAGCCCCTGTTCAAACATAACATCTACTCGTTTTTTGATTCTTTGGTACAAAACATCACGGTTTGGCTCAATCACTAAAAATAAAAAATTGTATTTATCGCGAAGTTTTTGTTCGCGTTTGTAACTTGTCCTGTTCTTTCCTGAAAGATAATATACTTCGAGCGCTCGACAAATTCTGTAAGCGTCTTTTACGTGAATCTGAGCAGCACTTTCAGGGTCAATAGTTTTTAATTCGTCATAAAGCTTTTGATTTCCTTCTTTTTCAATTCTGTCTTTGAGCTTTTTACGAAGGATTTCATCGCTTACTGGGGTTTGTGCAACGCCGTACAAAAAGTTACGAATATAAAATCCAGTTCCGCCGCAAACTACAGGAATTTTCCCACGTCTGTAGATATCTACGCAAAGTTTATCCGCATCATCTACAAAAAGAGAAACATTGTATTGCATGTCTGGAGATAAAATATCTATAAGATGATGAGGAATTTCACGGCAAAAATCGGCATCAGGTTTTGCGGTTCCGATATTCATGTCTTTGTAAACAGCCTGAGAATCAGCACTGATGATTTCTGCATTTAAAATAAAATGACTGCCTGATTTAGAAAACAATTCTTTAGTCAAGGCAGTCTTTCCGGACGCAGTCGGCGCAAAAATCACAATAACCGGAATTTTCACATCGTTAGTCTTTTTGTTCAATGCGATAAGTTACTTTTTTTGTAAAAAGTTGTCTTGCAGCGATACAGACAACTTTATCGTGGTTTGCAGCAATTTCAGGATCTTGAACTTTAGCCATCTGATATGCGCGAATGCTTGCCGCAACTGTAATTTCATAAATATTATCGTTGAATTCAACTAATTGTTCCAAAGGAAATACCATATAATATACCTCTACCTTAATTGCTTCATCTTAACGACAAGGATAAATAGTGTCAATTATCATGTTCTGTCCGGTACATTCTGCCATTCCACACTCAATCTGCAATCGTCGACTCGGCTTACAATCAGAGTGAAGTGTAAACTATATCTTTTACCTTGCGTGCAGTTGCAGTAAGTCCGCTATCAGGTCTCTGCATTGTCAAAACAAGGCAAAGTTTATTTTTAAGGTCGATTGATACAAAAGCGCCAAGCCATCCGTCCCAACCGAATTCGCCGAATTCTGTGATTGTCTTACATTTTCCGGGTTCAAAGGCGATGCGCATAAAATTGCAGTAAGTGTATCCGCTCAAATGTTCCATCTTTTGATTAAATTTTTGCTGGATGTCATCTCTAAGCCTTGCAGACGCAATATACTCAACAGTCTGTTTTTTAAGAATCCTGCGTCCGTTAAATTCGCCGCCATCAGCGAGCATGCAGGCAAACTTCATATAGTCGTCGATTGTGGAACAGAGTCCGGCACCGCCGCTTTCAAATGAAGGTTTATGATCCATCCTATATTGAATGCCCAAATTGCATGAAGAAAAATGTTCAAGCGTCTTTGCCCAATATGCTTTTGCGAGACGATGTTGTTTTTCATTAGGAACGTAAAACGATGTATCATTCATTCCAAGCGGTTCAAAAATTCGCTTTTGCAGAAATTTGCTCAACTTCATTCCGCTGATTTTTTCTATCACAGCTCCCATGATATCTGCAGAAAATCCATAATTAAAATTTGTACCTGGCTCAAAACTGACTGGAATCTTTGAGAGGCGACTGGCAACTTGCTGAGTTGTTATTTTGAATAAGCCTTCGCTATCTTTGTTTAATTCTGCAATCAAATCCGATGTGAGGTGTTCCCCGAGCGTGCAATCTTTATTCCAAGCCCCATAAGTATAACCGCTAGTCATATTCATCAAATCCTGAATCAAGATGTTGCGGCATGCCATGCGAGCTTTTCCGTCACGCCCTTTGTCTGTACAAACATGAAGATTTTCAAATTCAGGAAGATAATATGAAAGTTCTTCTCCAAGGTCTAATTTACCTTCTTCAAGCAAGCTCAAAGCAGCGACGCTTACAATAGGTTTTGTCATCGAATAAAGGCGGACAATTGTATCTCTTGCGTATTTTTTACCGTTTTCGATATCTGCCATACCTGATTCAAAGTACCCTTGCTCAAATCCATCTTTGTAGACAAGAGCGTTTACTCCTGCAAGGCGCTTTTCTCTTACAGAATTATCTAGAACATTCTGTATATTTTTCAAGTTGTTGTAATTCATATAACTGATTATAAACTCTTATCTTCGATTTTGCCATTTGATGTTTTCTGATATATATTAATTGTATGAAAAGTGTTTCTTTACCTTCGAATCAAATTGGACAAATCATCTCTAAAAATATATCTGATTTGGACACGGTTTTTGTTTTTCCAACCGACACTGTCCTAAACAGCTGGATTGACTGGGCACTCACAAACATAGAAAAAACAGGAGTTGAAGCGATTTCGCTGGAGCAGTTTATTGCATGGGATAATTTTAAGAGCATCTATTTGAAAGCAGAACGAAATAATTTTACGGCAATTCCGTCTATTTTGCGAAAGATGTTTGCGTATGACATTATCGCGCGCAATGCAGAAAAACCGCAAAACGAACGCCTTCGGTCAGTTATAAACAGTGAAGATAAATATGCTGAAAATGCGGACTCTTTTGCCGGTTGGCTCTGCAAAAATCTTCCGGCACTGGACTTTTGGAATAAAAGGCTTATATCAAATAAAATTGATTACGGTGAACTTGATTTTGAAGATAAAGATTATCTGTATATCTACGAAGAGTATAAAAAGTTTTTACATGACAACAACATGTTCGAACCTTCTTGGATTGAAGATGTTAAGCTCTCAGACAAATCTAAAAAGTTTTTATTGTTTTACCCGGAACTTTTGGAAGATATTCAAGATTATAAAGATATTTTCAGCGACTGCGATAACATAACTTTGTACACTTTGCCGAAAGATATTCCTTCTCCGCTTTCTTACGAATATCCGGACTCAAGAAAAGAACTGCGCCACACAATTCTTCGTATAATAGACATAGCGCAGTCTGGAAAAGCCGACTGGTCTGAAATTGCGCTCAACATTCCTGATTTAGAAACTTACCGTCCATATATCGAGCGAGAATTTTCTATTTATGAAGTTCCTTATGTTATAAAAGCAGGTTCTCCGCTTACAAAAAACTGTGCCGGACGCATTTTCAGAGAAATATACAATTGCTTTTCGGAAAATTTCACATTCGACAGTGTGAGGACACTTTTGCTAGACCATTGCGTCCCGTGGAAAGAAGAATATCAGTCGCTTAGAGAAAACTTGATCCGTGAAGGAAAAAACATGCGGTGTATATGTTCTCCTGAGGAAAAAGATATCTGGCATGTCGCTTTCGGTTCAAAGATAGCAAGGCTCGAAATCGCATTAAAAAATGAAAATGATAATCAACTAAAAAATCAGTTACAGACCGAAATTGAATATTATAAAAACATGCAGAATTTTTACGGGCACATAAAAGCTTCCGTAGAGAGTTTTTTTGATTCAAAGGCAAACACATTTGAAAATATTCTTCGCGCATGGATGAGTTTTAAAACTCAATTTCTAAAATCTGACGAGGAGTTTTCAGATGAATCAAACAACATATTGAGCCGGTGCATAAAAGAACTTGAAGAAATCATTGAAATTGAAAAAAAATATAACGCCTGCAATCTAAAAATTTCTTCTCCGTTTAATTTTTATCTTGAGCTTCTTGATGAAAAAACTTATACACCTCAAACAAAAAAAACAGGTGTGAACATTTTTAAATATAAACTTACAGCCGCCGCTTATTTTAAGTATCAGTTTGTGATAGATGCTTCTCAAAAAAATCTTGAAGTTCCATACAAACGCCTTACATTTCTAAATTCTACAAAACGAAAAAAACTAAAGCTGACAGACGATGATAAAATTTTATCGGCAGACGAATCATTTATAAAACTATACGCAAAAGACACACAAACTTGTGACAGAAATTTTGTTCACTTTTCATCAGCGACTGAAACTTTTTCAGGATTCTCTATTCCACACAGCGCGCTCTCATCTGTAAATCTCAGCAAAACAGATATTTCAAAGATAAAAGATTTGGCAAACCTCGACGAAAACGATTATGTTTTAGAAGAATACGACATTATTTCATCTGATAAAGAACGAAAAATAAAACTTACAGAAGGTCAAAAAAGAAGTTTTCAAAGCTGGATAGATGCCCAAAAAGATTCAGACACTGAGACGGAGACGGCACAAACTGCCAGTTATGCAGATATCGAAAAATGTTCTGAAAAACTCAAACAGCTTATAAAACTAAGACACGACAAAGACACAGGACTTTTGAGGGTTTCTGCACGCGGCGACCTTGAGCAATTTTTCCCTTGTCCACGACATTGGCTTTTCAAGTCTGTTTTAAAATTGCGTGAAGATACTTTAGACACAAACCTTATGCAAAATTATGATATCGGAAATCTCAATCACACGATTATGGAAATGTTCATGAAAAAATATGAAAAAAAACAACTTCCTTTTTTTTGTGAAAGCGATTCAAAATTCTATGAAATTCCGACAGTTGAAGATTCCAACACCATAAACGCCCAGCCAGTTGACTGCACGACCGAAATCAAAAATCTTATTTATCACGAGATCACCCCGAAAGCTATAAAAGCAAAATCAGATTTTAGAGACAGCCCTCTCGCAATCATAACGCTTGAATCGCAAAAAGACAGCATAAGTTCTGTTATAGAAAATTTTCTTTGTAAACTTCTTTTGCCAACTCCAAAAGGCATTGGAAACTGCACCGTAAAAGCTGTCGAAGATTCCTTTTATGCAAATAAAAATGATTTTATATATTACGGAAAAATCGACTGCGTTCTTCAGTCACCTGAAAAAAAGTTTGTGATAATTGACTACAAAAATACAGCTGCTTCAATACCTACAAAAAAAAGTCTTTTACCCGATGAAAATGGAATACTAAATGATTTTCAGATGCCGCTGTATTATCAATTGATAACCGATGATAACAAAAACGAAGTCGAAGCGTGTATTTTTTATGCAATAAAAACAGGAGATTCTCGTGCAATGGAATCATATCCGACAGAAACGCTAGACCAATACGCACAGACATTTGTCAAAAAAGTAAAAACCGAAGATTTAATTCCTCTTCATTCGGGTATTTTACAGGACAGGCTAAACGTAAAACCTTATGAAAACTGCATAAAATGTTCATACAACACAATCTGCCGGACAACTTTTACAACCGGCAAAAAAGACATAAAGAAAAGCACCGGAAATATCGACTCGGGAGATGTAAAATGAATGATGATTTTTTAAACTTACTTGACCGAAAACTCGACGATAACCAGATTGCAGCGCTCCGCACAACTAAAAATGCTGTGATTGCAGCCGGAGCAGGTTCCGGAAAAACTCAAGTGCTTGCATCAAGGTTTGCGTGGCTTATAATCACAGGACAGGCAAAAGCAGACCAGATTTTGACTCTTACGTTTACAAATAAAGCCGCTGCCGAAATGTACCAAAGGATTTATCACACTATTAAAAAATTTGCAGAACACGAAGTGTGTGAAATTCTTTCGGAACATCAAAAAAAACTCGCTCAGGACGCACTCAAAGATTTTTCATCAGCACATATTCAAACTCTTGACTCGTACTGCACATCAATAGTCCGTCAATGCGCAAATCGTTATGGAATAAAACCGGATTTTTCAATCGGAACAGGAGATGGACAGCGAAGCGTAAAAAACAGCGCTTTTAAATTCATCCTTCAAAATCTCAGCAACAA includes:
- the cdaA gene encoding diadenylate cyclase CdaA is translated as MLGFDRILYLYDFVRPVLDIAVLTFILFKAYDFISKTNGVQMLKAFVIVGVAYGIAVILDLRTLLWLLNIIAPGLVIAFALIFQPEIRKLFIRIGQNGWFAFGSRSKHTYVDAVLIAAEMLSKQRRGMLAVFTRHTQLENIIQTGTILNADLSSSLLMTIFGKDTSLHDGACFIQGGKLIAAGCFLPTSDNYSIKKTFGTRHRAALGLSEVSDAVVLVVSEETGALSLAYDSKLNYDLSVSEVRKVLENLLEITSAEKTLEDTVDEHENTNN
- the folP gene encoding dihydropteroate synthase, which encodes MFQIELGKKTVKTDRAALVMGIVNATPDSFFEQSRGGVERAFDLINQEADIIDIGGESTRPGFTPISADEEIKRIIPIIREIRKQSDIPISVDTTKLEVFAAAFSEGADIWNDVMSLSGKTCGQDCSVNDECVEFVAKSGVTVVLMHNGPGGVKTVNNFLNQRAEYCISHGISKEKIIVDPGIGFYKTNQESIALIKNTDKICDGRYTILMALSRKRCIGEMTGKTADKRLAGTLAADMISVQKGAKIIRVHDVSEAIDTLKVMKYL
- the dxs gene encoding 1-deoxy-D-xylulose-5-phosphate synthase — protein: MLLSKIHSPDDLKKLSHKDIKQLAAEIRKTIIEVVGKNGGHLASNLGVVELTIALHRVFNSPKDAIIWDVSHQCYTHKLLTGRYSDFFTLRQKNGLSGFTNKDESVHDFFINGHSSTSISSALGLLTARELNGDKGKVIAVIGDGALTGGMAFEGLEHAGQLSKNLIIVLNDNQMSIDHNTGSVSRYLSRLTMTAGYQTFRYKADKLIDKIPYIGRAFEKIIFRFKRAIKGLFLTNNVFVDLGFEYVGPLDGHNAAELEKVFRQVVKLHRPVVVHIVTKKGKGYSPAENNPELFHGIGPFQISDGAVEKFDTTSFTENFSNLICQQGLMNKEIVTVTAAMAKGTGLYQFSHKFPDRFFDVGIAEEHAVTFAAGLSKGGKIPVVCIYSTFMQRAVDQIIHDIALQKLHAVFMLDRAGAVPGDGVTHQGIYDIALFRPVPEIQFLTVSSAEDMKLCLDWAINDGSSVIIRYPKLSCPTEIPQFSQPIELGRGIFIPCSEFVIENISDAELEGRKSKILVVATGGMYSEVQKAVRAVMLDGGYADIYMLRFIKPFDETYFIEIAKKYDGVVFVEDGVKIGGIGEHLKGLLAKNGMTNTKVLGFDDKFFNHGSREEVLEMTGLSHEYIQKAIKECSRLS
- the miaA gene encoding tRNA (adenosine(37)-N6)-dimethylallyltransferase MiaA; its protein translation is MNKKTNDVKIPVIVIFAPTASGKTALTKELFSKSGSHFILNAEIISADSQAVYKDMNIGTAKPDADFCREIPHHLIDILSPDMQYNVSLFVDDADKLCVDIYRRGKIPVVCGGTGFYIRNFLYGVAQTPVSDEILRKKLKDRIEKEGNQKLYDELKTIDPESAAQIHVKDAYRICRALEVYYLSGKNRTSYKREQKLRDKYNFLFLVIEPNRDVLYQRIKKRVDVMFEQGLEKEVRSLVAKGYKKDSPGMKAIGYSEWFENGDIPAACDFESIEKIKESIKHHSCKYAKKQYTYIRHIPGSISVEFRNSSSGEAEIDYDKINMLTIDFKNKFCDNTKTL
- a CDS encoding DNA-directed RNA polymerase subunit omega; translated protein: MVFPLEQLVEFNDNIYEITVAASIRAYQMAKVQDPEIAANHDKVVCIAARQLFTKKVTYRIEQKD
- a CDS encoding serine hydrolase, producing the protein MNYNNLKNIQNVLDNSVREKRLAGVNALVYKDGFEQGYFESGMADIENGKKYARDTIVRLYSMTKPIVSVAALSLLEEGKLDLGEELSYYLPEFENLHVCTDKGRDGKARMACRNILIQDLMNMTSGYTYGAWNKDCTLGEHLTSDLIAELNKDSEGLFKITTQQVASRLSKIPVSFEPGTNFNYGFSADIMGAVIEKISGMKLSKFLQKRIFEPLGMNDTSFYVPNEKQHRLAKAYWAKTLEHFSSCNLGIQYRMDHKPSFESGGAGLCSTIDDYMKFACMLADGGEFNGRRILKKQTVEYIASARLRDDIQQKFNQKMEHLSGYTYCNFMRIAFEPGKCKTITEFGEFGWDGWLGAFVSIDLKNKLCLVLTMQRPDSGLTATARKVKDIVYTSL
- a CDS encoding PD-(D/E)XK nuclease family protein produces the protein MKSVSLPSNQIGQIISKNISDLDTVFVFPTDTVLNSWIDWALTNIEKTGVEAISLEQFIAWDNFKSIYLKAERNNFTAIPSILRKMFAYDIIARNAEKPQNERLRSVINSEDKYAENADSFAGWLCKNLPALDFWNKRLISNKIDYGELDFEDKDYLYIYEEYKKFLHDNNMFEPSWIEDVKLSDKSKKFLLFYPELLEDIQDYKDIFSDCDNITLYTLPKDIPSPLSYEYPDSRKELRHTILRIIDIAQSGKADWSEIALNIPDLETYRPYIEREFSIYEVPYVIKAGSPLTKNCAGRIFREIYNCFSENFTFDSVRTLLLDHCVPWKEEYQSLRENLIREGKNMRCICSPEEKDIWHVAFGSKIARLEIALKNENDNQLKNQLQTEIEYYKNMQNFYGHIKASVESFFDSKANTFENILRAWMSFKTQFLKSDEEFSDESNNILSRCIKELEEIIEIEKKYNACNLKISSPFNFYLELLDEKTYTPQTKKTGVNIFKYKLTAAAYFKYQFVIDASQKNLEVPYKRLTFLNSTKRKKLKLTDDDKILSADESFIKLYAKDTQTCDRNFVHFSSATETFSGFSIPHSALSSVNLSKTDISKIKDLANLDENDYVLEEYDIISSDKERKIKLTEGQKRSFQSWIDAQKDSDTETETAQTASYADIEKCSEKLKQLIKLRHDKDTGLLRVSARGDLEQFFPCPRHWLFKSVLKLREDTLDTNLMQNYDIGNLNHTIMEMFMKKYEKKQLPFFCESDSKFYEIPTVEDSNTINAQPVDCTTEIKNLIYHEITPKAIKAKSDFRDSPLAIITLESQKDSISSVIENFLCKLLLPTPKGIGNCTVKAVEDSFYANKNDFIYYGKIDCVLQSPEKKFVIIDYKNTAASIPTKKSLLPDENGILNDFQMPLYYQLITDDNKNEVEACIFYAIKTGDSRAMESYPTETLDQYAQTFVKKVKTEDLIPLHSGILQDRLNVKPYENCIKCSYNTICRTTFTTGKKDIKKSTGNIDSGDVK